The Sulfurimonas lithotrophica genome includes a region encoding these proteins:
- the truA gene encoding tRNA pseudouridine(38-40) synthase TruA has product MRALITCSYNGTHFLGSQTQTETKNTIFGQIEYIFNELNITSKPQPSGRTDKGVHASGQTFHIDLPEFWNDLKKLKRILNEMLPNSIKILSIKEVDAEFHARYSAKSRVYRYLIKTNESNPFEDDFISFYTDADFKSIQKNISLFIGEHDFREFMKTGSEINSTTREIYKAYAYKKDDLIVLNFEANGFLRSQIRLMVGALLNLDATQIKEQLDCKKQYKIKPATPNGLYLAKIKY; this is encoded by the coding sequence ATGAGAGCCCTTATAACCTGTTCTTACAACGGTACCCACTTTTTGGGTTCACAAACCCAAACCGAAACAAAAAACACTATATTTGGACAGATTGAATATATATTTAATGAGTTAAATATTACTTCAAAGCCACAGCCTAGCGGGAGAACAGACAAGGGAGTCCATGCAAGCGGTCAAACTTTTCATATAGACTTGCCTGAATTTTGGAATGATTTAAAAAAACTAAAACGTATTTTAAACGAGATGCTTCCAAATTCTATAAAAATTTTATCCATTAAAGAGGTAGATGCTGAATTTCATGCAAGATACTCTGCAAAATCAAGGGTTTATCGCTATCTTATTAAAACAAATGAATCCAATCCTTTTGAAGATGATTTTATAAGTTTCTATACAGATGCAGATTTTAAAAGCATCCAAAAAAATATATCTCTTTTTATAGGTGAACATGATTTTAGGGAGTTTATGAAAACAGGAAGTGAAATAAACTCTACCACTAGAGAGATATATAAAGCTTACGCATATAAAAAAGATGATCTAATTGTTTTAAACTTTGAAGCAAACGGTTTTTTAAGAAGTCAAATACGTTTAATGGTAGGTGCGCTTTTAAACCTAGATGCAACTCAAATAAAAGAACAGTTAGATTGTAAAAAACAATATAAAATCAAACCTGCAACTCCAAATGGACTCTATCTAGCTAAAATAAAGTATTAA
- a CDS encoding ABC transporter ATP-binding protein, with amino-acid sequence MIANEHVNKTYKMGEVDLKVIKDLNLTIEHGEFVAIVGPSGSGKSTVLNLIGCLDKPTDGKITIEGIDVTVLNRTDLANFRGQNIGFIFQSFNLIPVLSVYENIEYPLIMIQNLPKDERHKRIMKLLEDVDMLDQKDKFPDQLSGGQRQRVAIARALVTNPKIVFADEPTANLDTDTSNQIITLMRNIQKEFNTTFIFATHDEKIVTAVDRIITLVDGVITDDKRVAS; translated from the coding sequence ATGATTGCCAATGAACATGTAAATAAAACCTATAAAATGGGTGAAGTTGATTTAAAAGTCATAAAAGATTTAAACTTGACTATAGAACATGGAGAATTTGTCGCCATAGTCGGACCAAGCGGTAGCGGAAAAAGTACGGTACTTAATCTTATCGGCTGTTTAGATAAACCTACCGATGGAAAAATAACCATAGAGGGTATTGACGTTACTGTATTAAACAGGACAGATTTAGCAAACTTTAGAGGCCAAAATATTGGTTTTATCTTTCAAAGCTTTAACCTTATCCCCGTACTTAGTGTTTATGAAAATATAGAGTATCCACTTATTATGATTCAAAATCTGCCAAAAGACGAACGTCACAAACGAATAATGAAACTTCTTGAAGATGTTGATATGCTTGACCAAAAAGATAAATTCCCCGATCAACTCTCAGGTGGTCAGCGTCAGCGTGTAGCTATTGCGAGGGCTCTCGTAACAAACCCGAAAATAGTTTTTGCGGATGAGCCTACGGCAAACTTAGATACCGACACCTCAAATCAAATCATAACACTTATGCGAAATATTCAAAAAGAGTTTAATACAACCTTTATATTTGCAACACATGACGAAAAGATAGTAACTGCAGTAGATAGAATCATAACACTTGTAGATGGTGTTATAACAGATGACAAAAGGGTTGCATCATGA
- a CDS encoding prepilin peptidase: protein MIEMILAFVFGIVFGSFLNVVILRIPNDESIVFISSHCYSCNNKLKPWHNIPIFSWIFLRGKCAYCQANISKQYPIIEFISGILFAVLVQKYSFSVPIIFIYLSFSMLLVLAMIDFKYKMIPDSINLLAIVFAILGAWNMEGFINNFQNALLFAGGFTLLRFSLSYILTSSAHRVANKTLTPWTKHYQRYPYIEAMGEGDIMVAATMGALLGTHLTLVAIFLSAVLALPVMVAVHNKSAEEQRVPFVPFLALATFIVYIFDTPIKSFIEANY, encoded by the coding sequence ATGATTGAGATGATTTTAGCATTTGTATTTGGAATAGTTTTTGGATCTTTTTTAAATGTAGTAATACTTAGAATTCCAAATGATGAAAGTATTGTTTTTATATCGTCTCATTGTTATTCATGCAACAACAAATTAAAACCTTGGCATAACATACCTATTTTCTCATGGATATTTTTAAGAGGAAAATGTGCATATTGCCAAGCCAATATATCTAAACAATACCCTATCATAGAGTTTATATCCGGTATTTTATTTGCTGTTTTAGTTCAAAAGTATAGTTTTTCAGTACCTATAATATTTATATACTTAAGTTTTTCAATGCTTTTGGTCCTTGCCATGATAGATTTTAAATATAAAATGATTCCCGACTCAATTAATCTTTTAGCTATAGTTTTTGCTATTTTAGGTGCGTGGAATATGGAAGGGTTTATAAATAACTTTCAAAATGCTCTATTATTTGCAGGCGGATTTACACTCTTAAGATTTTCACTCTCTTATATACTAACTTCATCTGCACATAGAGTTGCTAACAAAACTTTAACACCTTGGACCAAACACTATCAAAGATACCCTTACATAGAGGCTATGGGTGAAGGCGATATTATGGTAGCAGCTACAATGGGCGCTCTTTTGGGAACTCATCTTACATTAGTAGCGATATTTTTATCTGCTGTTTTAGCACTACCCGTTATGGTGGCAGTTCACAATAAAAGTGCAGAAGAACAACGTGTACCGTTTGTGCCGTTTTTAGCCCTTGCTACTTTTATTGTTTATATTTTTGATACACCTATTAAAAGTTTTATAGAGGCAAATTACTAG
- a CDS encoding LptF/LptG family permease: MKILQKYIINNLSVLFLSVFLPLFSIASVIFLIKLATYTAVVQLSIWEMTKMYIFVLPDVFFFTLPFSFFIAATLTLFKLSNDNEIIVLFSLGIHPNFIIKTLLKPAALLAVLLFLNFFVLYPHAKTLSKNFIAYKKSQAKFNLSASEFGHKFGPWLLYIGKDNPDDTFEDVFLFKKNKQDNEEVLISAKKAKIINETSLLRLKLTNGEGYSYSKDKFSQINFDTMYINSSLTTDLVKYETPLEYWQSDFDIGRKYKTFITDTLMSLFPMMSLFLAASIGIVHVRHNKGKAYLYMFLGIIVFYESIQLLWVPLFFYAIPTIAIVWLIGTYMIYRKTIVAKF, from the coding sequence ATGAAAATATTACAAAAATATATTATAAACAATTTATCCGTACTTTTTTTATCTGTTTTTTTACCGCTTTTTTCAATAGCTTCAGTTATATTTTTAATTAAGTTAGCTACATATACGGCTGTTGTTCAACTTTCAATCTGGGAGATGACAAAAATGTATATTTTTGTACTCCCAGATGTATTTTTCTTTACTCTGCCTTTTTCATTTTTTATAGCTGCGACACTAACACTGTTTAAGCTATCAAACGACAATGAAATAATTGTATTGTTTTCTCTTGGTATCCATCCAAATTTTATTATAAAAACATTATTAAAACCGGCTGCCCTATTGGCTGTACTGCTCTTTTTAAACTTTTTTGTACTATATCCGCATGCAAAAACACTCTCTAAAAACTTTATTGCATATAAAAAGTCCCAAGCAAAATTCAACCTATCAGCTTCTGAATTTGGACATAAATTCGGCCCTTGGTTACTGTATATAGGAAAAGACAATCCGGACGATACTTTTGAAGATGTGTTTTTATTCAAAAAAAATAAACAAGATAATGAAGAGGTGCTGATAAGTGCAAAAAAAGCTAAAATTATCAATGAAACAAGTCTTTTAAGATTAAAGCTAACAAACGGCGAAGGCTATAGTTATTCTAAAGATAAATTTTCACAAATAAATTTTGACACCATGTATATAAACAGTTCTTTGACAACCGATTTAGTAAAATATGAAACACCATTGGAATATTGGCAGTCGGACTTTGATATCGGTAGAAAATATAAAACATTTATTACCGATACACTAATGAGTTTATTTCCGATGATGTCGCTATTTCTTGCTGCAAGTATTGGTATAGTACACGTTAGACATAACAAAGGAAAGGCATATCTTTATATGTTTCTTGGGATCATTGTTTTCTATGAATCCATACAATTGTTATGGGTACCGTTGTTTTTTTATGCTATCCCTACTATTGCTATAGTATGGTTGATAGGTACGTATATGATATATCGCAAAACTATTGTCGCCAAGTTTTAG